A part of Candidatus Manganitrophaceae bacterium genomic DNA contains:
- a CDS encoding MBL fold metallo-hydrolase: MIDAGLSASEIVSRLRAIQVDPRQIKAVLVTHEHQDHVFGTDVLALRYGIPIYANEATRRAAKPLKKLPVPVHLFETDSPFRVDRFYIHPFPISHDAADPVGYTVQTDWHKVGMVTDLGCLTPSLEALKECDVLILESNHDIDLLLNGPYPEHLKKRVSGNQGHLSNDEAGTLLQSLLHPKLRTLFLAHISQKNNLPHLAYQTAETVLKETDGAVQLHLGWQDFISPVATLT; encoded by the coding sequence TTGATCGACGCAGGCCTCTCCGCCTCTGAGATTGTCTCTCGGCTTCGCGCCATTCAGGTCGATCCCCGTCAGATTAAAGCGGTGCTGGTCACGCATGAACATCAAGACCATGTCTTTGGTACCGATGTTCTTGCCTTGCGGTATGGCATCCCCATTTATGCAAACGAGGCAACCCGGCGGGCGGCAAAACCGCTGAAAAAGCTCCCGGTGCCGGTTCATCTCTTTGAGACCGACAGTCCCTTCCGGGTCGATCGTTTTTATATCCATCCTTTTCCCATTTCACATGATGCTGCCGATCCGGTCGGGTACACCGTCCAGACCGATTGGCACAAGGTCGGCATGGTCACCGACCTGGGTTGCCTCACCCCCTCGTTGGAGGCGCTGAAAGAGTGCGATGTCCTGATCTTGGAATCAAATCATGACATCGATCTGTTGCTCAACGGCCCCTATCCGGAACACCTCAAAAAGAGGGTTTCCGGAAATCAAGGCCACCTCTCCAATGATGAAGCCGGTACCCTTCTCCAATCGCTCCTGCATCCCAAGCTGAGAACGCTCTTTCTCGCGCATATAAGTCAGAAGAACAACCTTCCCCACCTCGCCTACCAGACGGCGGAGACAGTCTTAAAGGAGACGGACGGGGCGGTCCAACTTCATCTCGGCTGGCAAGACTTTATCAGCCCCGTCGCAACACTGACCTAA
- a CDS encoding response regulator — MPRRVLLIDDNLAVQKLVELTLRKEGYEITSIDNGLSALDLAFKNQPDLILADYNLEGMNIFTFVQKIRQRGSLSDTPIILLINSTESYDPAQLQSAGIQAFLKKPIDSRELAKEVKRHTGTAETVMMQPASVQLREEKSLSEHFSNPGGEAVKIEELLGWSSPGSLTDELKDRGSFEQALEPATPSIENLEPPSDEMGEETQMFIDPAALQPPPAPVEQQISPLETDTSLEETRYFQEPPPMPPEEPDLLEQSLPEILSTAPLESMQEASDSLETEIKEPAVPALSDVNSAEPAPPSPPPPTFLTESAPMPPVGQPQVDRQQIDALLQKNIVETVEKVVWEVLPGLLQSALTKAELKQIIEKVAWEVIPPLAETEIKEEIKRLQEE, encoded by the coding sequence ATGCCCCGAAGAGTGCTCCTCATCGATGACAATCTAGCCGTTCAAAAACTGGTCGAGTTGACCCTTCGAAAAGAGGGTTACGAAATCACGTCGATCGACAACGGCCTCTCCGCCCTCGATCTTGCCTTTAAAAATCAACCCGACCTGATCCTGGCAGATTACAATCTCGAAGGAATGAATATTTTTACTTTTGTGCAAAAGATCCGGCAAAGAGGAAGCCTATCCGACACCCCGATCATTCTTCTGATCAACTCGACCGAAAGCTATGATCCGGCGCAACTCCAATCGGCCGGCATCCAGGCTTTTTTGAAGAAACCGATCGACTCGAGAGAGCTGGCGAAGGAGGTCAAGCGGCACACAGGGACCGCCGAAACGGTCATGATGCAGCCGGCGTCGGTCCAACTGAGAGAGGAAAAAAGTCTCTCCGAACATTTCTCTAATCCGGGCGGCGAGGCGGTCAAGATCGAGGAACTCCTCGGCTGGTCCAGCCCAGGAAGTTTGACCGACGAATTGAAAGACAGAGGCTCTTTTGAACAAGCTTTGGAACCGGCCACCCCTTCGATAGAAAATTTAGAGCCGCCCTCCGATGAAATGGGTGAAGAAACCCAGATGTTCATCGACCCCGCGGCGTTGCAACCTCCGCCCGCGCCGGTGGAGCAGCAGATCTCTCCCCTTGAAACAGACACCTCTCTGGAGGAGACCCGATATTTCCAGGAGCCGCCCCCCATGCCGCCAGAAGAGCCTGATCTTCTTGAACAGTCTTTGCCGGAGATTCTTTCTACGGCCCCGCTGGAATCAATGCAAGAGGCCTCGGATTCTCTGGAGACTGAAATAAAGGAGCCGGCTGTTCCGGCCCTCTCGGATGTCAACTCGGCAGAACCGGCACCCCCTTCCCCGCCCCCCCCCACCTTTCTGACTGAATCCGCTCCCATGCCCCCGGTTGGTCAACCACAGGTTGATCGCCAACAGATCGATGCGTTACTGCAAAAAAATATTGTGGAAACGGTCGAGAAGGTGGTCTGGGAGGTTCTTCCTGGGTTGTTACAATCGGCACTTACGAAGGCAGAATTGAAGCAGATCATCGAGAAGGTCGCATGGGAGGTGATCCCTCCCCTGGCGGAGACTGAAATTAAAGAAGAAATCAAGCGCCTCCAAGAAGAATAG
- the dksA gene encoding RNA polymerase-binding protein DksA, whose protein sequence is MKATKKKEKATNPYEEIKKDLEKQRESLLAEAGVILGSGLNQVNETLTDLGDQASAEADQNFLLRLREREQKLLKKIDEAIDRINEGTFGICESCGGQISIKRLKARPVTTLCIDCKTKQEAEEKIRQ, encoded by the coding sequence ATGAAGGCCACGAAGAAAAAAGAGAAGGCAACAAACCCCTATGAAGAAATCAAAAAAGACTTAGAAAAACAGAGGGAATCATTGTTGGCCGAAGCGGGCGTGATCTTGGGATCGGGGCTGAACCAGGTGAATGAGACACTGACCGATCTGGGGGACCAAGCCTCTGCGGAAGCGGACCAAAACTTTCTCTTGAGACTCCGCGAGCGCGAGCAAAAACTACTAAAAAAGATCGATGAAGCCATTGATCGTATCAATGAAGGGACGTTTGGAATCTGCGAATCCTGCGGCGGCCAAATCTCCATAAAGCGTCTAAAAGCCCGTCCTGTCACCACACTCTGCATCGATTGCAAAACCAAGCAAGAGGCGGAAGAAAAAATCAGGCAGTAA
- a CDS encoding tetratricopeptide repeat protein, with translation MLKYLGTKRSPVPLSILIFLMILLNGCASKQTIVDNRAHLFRSKEIGVEITFSPQWHLSNAANSLFVAELKPTGTPIVRLTATDEKNIPSLEDYLKLEPSIPLSQRVQKLSQNKISYLQALSSRKIKVNGETWGESVWLGQREGITKIFHTYTASARLNLVQLHFEFPSTFYENQKEIIAAVLDGVSFLPLPEPSDEEYVRAYRSIGEIYKGRGQWSDAIEAFQNALSKNPQEPELHILLGESHLKNDAIDPALQSFLKATQLSSQNARAYEGLADVYFKQGSTDQGIAAIKRAVGLAPQNPGLYLKLGEAYLKQGRTQEAINTYQKLLRRKFDTADAHLGLAKAYLNVDLYEQAILELEQTVKLRPQQVEPHCLLEKAYTHLESTADAEREKQLCKQGTSETP, from the coding sequence TTGCTGAAGTATCTCGGCACAAAAAGATCTCCTGTCCCCCTCTCCATTCTCATCTTTCTTATGATTCTTCTCAATGGATGCGCTTCAAAACAGACCATCGTCGACAATCGAGCCCACCTATTCAGATCGAAAGAGATCGGCGTCGAGATCACTTTTTCCCCTCAATGGCATCTCTCCAATGCCGCCAATAGCTTGTTTGTCGCTGAATTAAAACCGACCGGAACACCGATCGTTCGACTCACCGCCACCGACGAGAAAAATATCCCTTCTCTAGAAGACTATCTCAAACTGGAGCCTTCCATCCCCCTCTCTCAGCGCGTTCAGAAGCTCTCTCAAAACAAAATCTCCTACCTGCAAGCCCTCTCCTCCCGGAAAATTAAAGTAAATGGGGAAACATGGGGAGAATCGGTCTGGCTCGGTCAGCGGGAGGGGATCACAAAAATTTTCCACACCTATACCGCTTCAGCTCGGCTGAATCTCGTCCAGCTCCATTTTGAATTTCCCTCGACTTTTTATGAGAATCAGAAAGAGATCATCGCCGCGGTGCTCGACGGGGTCTCTTTTCTACCCCTGCCGGAGCCGTCAGACGAGGAATATGTCCGCGCCTACCGTTCAATAGGAGAGATCTATAAAGGGCGAGGACAGTGGAGTGATGCGATTGAGGCCTTCCAGAATGCTCTCTCCAAAAACCCGCAAGAGCCGGAGTTGCACATTCTTCTGGGAGAGAGCCATTTGAAAAATGATGCGATCGACCCAGCGCTTCAATCTTTTCTGAAAGCAACGCAATTGAGCTCTCAAAATGCCCGAGCCTATGAAGGATTGGCGGATGTCTACTTTAAGCAGGGAAGCACCGATCAGGGGATCGCTGCGATTAAACGGGCCGTCGGACTGGCCCCTCAGAATCCGGGGCTTTATCTCAAGCTGGGGGAAGCTTACCTGAAGCAGGGAAGAACACAGGAGGCGATTAATACCTATCAGAAATTGCTTCGTCGGAAATTTGACACTGCCGATGCCCATCTCGGCTTGGCAAAGGCCTATCTCAACGTCGATCTATACGAACAGGCAATCCTTGAATTGGAGCAGACGGTCAAGCTTCGCCCGCAACAGGTCGAACCGCATTGTCTCCTGGAAAAGGCCTATACTCATCTTGAGTCGACCGCCGACGCCGAGCGCGAAAAACAGCTCTGCAAACAAGGGACCTCAGAGACCCCGTAG